AATAGCTCCATCTTTATCAGCAAATAAACTATCTGCAAGCTTTGAATCTTGTGAAATTAAAAAAGTTATATATGTATCAATAAGCTCAACAAACTTGTCATAGGAAAATCTTTTTTTATCGATATTTAATAATGCTGCTGCAACAAGGGCGTGGGGAGTTACAATAGATACTTTATTAATAGAATAAGTTAGTCTAAAACCAAGATTTTGTAAAGTGGGCTTTAATTCTTCTTTTGATAGGTTAAATATATCTATATTATTATTGGCAAGATATTCGTTCAATGAAAATGGTTCATCAAACATTATATATATTTTACCATATCTTTTTCTTATGAATTTTCTTGCTTTTAATACTTGCATAAAACTTTCTGGCTCTTTTTGGCCTCCTTCAATTTCGTGTAAGTATGCGCTTTCTTCTATAACTCTGTCATAGCTTACAAAAACTGGAACAAACATAAGGTCATTACATACCTTATTTGTATAGGCGTTTAAAATTAAAGAAAGAAAACCAAGTTTAGGCATGAGTATTTTTCCTGTTCTACTTCTGCCGCCTTCTATAAAAAATTCTATATTAAATCCTTCGAGAATAAGGTTTTGAACGTATTCTGCAAAAATTTTAGCATAGAGTTCATCTCCTTTAAAAGTTCTTCTTAAAAAAAACGCGCCGCCTCCTCTGAATATAGGACCTAATGGCCAAAAAGAAAGATTTTTTCCTGCGGCAATATGGGGACAAGGCAGATTATTTTTAAAAAAAACATAAGACAGCATTAAATAGTCAAGGTGGCTTTTATGGCATGGAGCGAGTATTAAAGGGGCTTTTAATGAAGCATTTTTAACTTTAGATAAAACTTCATAATTAAGTGAGAGACCTTCGAACATATGTTTTAAAATCCATGTAATCACAATGTCATAAAGCTTAATCATTTTTGAGCTATAATTTGAAGCTATTTCATCTAAATAAGCATCAGCTCTTTTTTGGACTTGCCGTATTGGGATATTATTTGTTTTAGCAAAATCAACAAAAAATTCCTGAACTTTTGGATTTGTAAGTATGTTTTCTTTAACTTCTACCCGTGATTTAAGAATAGGCCCAATAATGCTTTGTTTATGGCGGTTTATCTGTACTAAAAGTTGGCGCCTTATTTTTATAGCTTGCTGTTCAGGGGATAAAGCATAATTTTCAGGCAGCTTTAAGAATTGTTGCAAACTGAATGGCTCAGATACTTCAACAAAAATTTCATTTGGGTGGTTAAATAAAGTTATAAGTCTTTTAATTTTTCCAGGTTTTTCTTCACTACCAAAGATAATGTCCCCTATAGAAGTATTAGTTCTTTGGGGTTTTTTGCTATACATCATCAGTTGGGGAATTATAAATATTGGCCTATCAATATCTTTTTGCATCGTTACTAAATAAAGCAGAGGGTCCGCTTTTGATTTTACAAACCTTCTATAAAATCCTTTTTTTTCAATTAAAGATAATAATGCGGTTTTTCCAGAAATAAGCTCATTAACCACATATCCGCTTTTATAAGGATTATTTATTTGAAAATAAGAAAAAAAATAGTCAATATAGGAAAGAAGTATTTTAAAAAG
This genomic interval from Desulfobacterales bacterium contains the following:
- a CDS encoding 1-acyl-sn-glycerol-3-phosphate acyltransferase; the encoded protein is MEHQKISFWLKIKKTIRRSINYLLSETNNHFICFLPKNLGFSSRFLKKFYSRITLKDEQLDKIKNMPENSIKIYATKHKSTFEYLFYHSRYEAEDVSIPEIAFDYKIVLWQPISRLFKILLSYIDYFFSYFQINNPYKSGYVVNELISGKTALLSLIEKKGFYRRFVKSKADPLLYLVTMQKDIDRPIFIIPQLMMYSKKPQRTNTSIGDIIFGSEEKPGKIKRLITLFNHPNEIFVEVSEPFSLQQFLKLPENYALSPEQQAIKIRRQLLVQINRHKQSIIGPILKSRVEVKENILTNPKVQEFFVDFAKTNNIPIRQVQKRADAYLDEIASNYSSKMIKLYDIVITWILKHMFEGLSLNYEVLSKVKNASLKAPLILAPCHKSHLDYLMLSYVFFKNNLPCPHIAAGKNLSFWPLGPIFRGGGAFFLRRTFKGDELYAKIFAEYVQNLILEGFNIEFFIEGGRSRTGKILMPKLGFLSLILNAYTNKVCNDLMFVPVFVSYDRVIEESAYLHEIEGGQKEPESFMQVLKARKFIRKRYGKIYIMFDEPFSLNEYLANNNIDIFNLSKEELKPTLQNLGFRLTYSINKVSIVTPHALVAAALLNIDKKRFSYDKFVELIDTYITFLISQDSKLADSLFADKDGAIKQTIESFIQSKFIEKIPNTSEDESSSISTLAYKINENKRGSLDYYKNGCIVLLIPAAMTAMSILEKDAFQFVSQDIYKSYGFLQNFFQYEFTYDPDKNSSYYVEKTIKSFVDDAILMPHQTIPDMYNITSSGFRKLKVFATFLKTYLESYFVVLNFFAKYPKNIVDEKNRINKIQTLGKRMYNKKEIERRESFSKFAYKNAMDFFIEHEVTSSDDKEKIDYYLTKMKKYMNCLTS